A genomic region of Porticoccaceae bacterium LTM1 contains the following coding sequences:
- a CDS encoding DoxX family protein, whose translation MKSLMVLHNGFFNQLGKADFLAPLLLRIYLAPVLMQAGWNKIGNAERFESTAAWFGNPDWGLGLPMPEVMAALAGGTEFFGGFLLLLGLGVRVLAIPMMATMLVAIFAVHWDNGWLAISDASSWLANDRVLAAAERKEAILAILREQGNYHWLTGKGTVTILNNGIEFAATYFIMLLSLMFTGGGRFVSVDYWLCRRFCKTT comes from the coding sequence ATGAAGAGCCTGATGGTGTTGCACAATGGCTTTTTTAATCAGCTCGGCAAAGCGGATTTTCTCGCACCACTGTTACTACGGATTTATCTGGCACCGGTATTGATGCAGGCAGGCTGGAACAAGATTGGCAATGCTGAGCGTTTTGAAAGTACTGCCGCCTGGTTTGGTAATCCCGATTGGGGGTTGGGATTGCCCATGCCAGAGGTGATGGCCGCGCTGGCTGGAGGCACTGAGTTTTTTGGCGGCTTTCTATTGTTGCTGGGGCTGGGCGTTCGAGTTTTGGCAATTCCAATGATGGCCACCATGCTGGTGGCAATTTTTGCGGTGCATTGGGACAACGGCTGGCTGGCCATTTCCGATGCATCGAGCTGGCTGGCCAATGACCGGGTGCTAGCTGCTGCTGAGCGCAAGGAGGCAATTCTGGCCATTTTGCGGGAACAGGGAAATTACCACTGGCTCACCGGCAAGGGCACAGTGACCATTCTGAACAACGGCATAGAATTCGCGGCAACTTACTTTATTATGCTGTTGAGTTTGATGTTTACCGGCGGTGGTCGCTTTGTAAGCGTGGATTACTGGCTATGCCGCCGGTTTTGTAAAACGACCTGA
- a CDS encoding rhodanese-related sulfurtransferase — protein MSASPQATAGQYVVCAMYKFVTLNNYKELREPLLATMEANGICGTLLLASEGINGTVAGFRDGIDALLNWLRQQPELADIDYKESYTNVKPFLRTKVKLKKEIVTMGVEGIDPKRVVGTYVKPQDWNALISDPDVILVDTRNDYEFQVGTFENAVNPNTTTFREFPEYVKSNLDPAKHKKVAMFCTGGIRCEKSTAYLKEQGFDEVYHLQGGILKYLEDVPSEETMWKGECFVFDDRVTVNHDLERGEYDQCNACRMPITKEDQQSEKFEHGVSCPHCFDKTSAEDKARYKEREKQIQLAKQRNEIHVGGEAAKIIEERKLAKRLEKERQREVDRSAAQQ, from the coding sequence ATGTCTGCATCACCCCAGGCCACTGCTGGCCAGTACGTCGTGTGTGCGATGTACAAGTTCGTTACTCTGAACAACTACAAAGAACTCCGCGAACCTCTCCTGGCCACTATGGAAGCCAATGGCATTTGCGGCACGCTGCTGCTTGCCAGCGAAGGTATCAACGGCACTGTGGCCGGTTTCCGTGACGGCATCGACGCCCTGCTCAATTGGCTACGCCAACAGCCGGAGCTGGCCGATATCGATTACAAAGAGTCCTACACAAACGTTAAACCTTTCCTGCGCACTAAGGTGAAGCTGAAGAAAGAGATCGTCACCATGGGTGTCGAGGGTATCGACCCGAAACGGGTGGTTGGTACCTATGTGAAACCACAGGACTGGAACGCACTGATCAGTGATCCGGATGTGATACTGGTTGATACCCGCAACGACTATGAGTTTCAGGTGGGTACTTTTGAGAATGCCGTAAACCCGAACACCACCACTTTCCGTGAATTTCCGGAGTATGTGAAGAGCAACCTCGATCCTGCCAAGCACAAAAAAGTGGCGATGTTCTGCACCGGTGGTATTCGCTGCGAGAAATCCACGGCGTACTTGAAAGAACAGGGTTTTGACGAGGTATATCACCTTCAGGGCGGCATCTTAAAGTACTTGGAAGATGTCCCTTCTGAAGAAACAATGTGGAAAGGCGAATGCTTCGTATTTGATGATCGCGTTACTGTTAACCACGACCTTGAGCGCGGTGAATACGACCAGTGCAATGCCTGCCGGATGCCAATCACCAAAGAAGATCAGCAGAGCGAGAAGTTTGAACACGGTGTCAGTTGTCCGCACTGCTTTGACAAAACTTCCGCAGAAGACAAAGCCCGATACAAAGAGCGTGAAAAGCAGATTCAACTCGCCAAACAGCGTAATGAAATTCACGTTGGGGGCGAAGCGGCTAAAATTATTGAAGAGCGCAAGCTCGCCAAACGTTTAGAAAAAGAGCGTCAGCGTGAAGTAGACCGATCAGCTGCGCAGCAATAA
- the amrA gene encoding AmmeMemoRadiSam system protein A has protein sequence MIASVPSKTPEQNAMPVENKNFLPVDPLNQSLLLKLARDSIRCYLATGREALVESSHFPPSLQQDAACFVSLHIKGKLRGCIGTTHAYRPLVHDVVHNAHAAAFEDPRFPRVKREEEPELHIEISILTTPQPLCFTSEKDLLEQLRPGEDGLIIQEGVHRATFLPAVWNSLPDKKDFLQQLKLKAGLGTNHWSDRIEAWRYKTITFSE, from the coding sequence ATGATAGCGTCAGTACCGAGCAAAACCCCGGAGCAAAATGCAATGCCGGTAGAGAATAAAAATTTTTTGCCAGTCGACCCACTTAATCAAAGCCTGCTACTCAAGCTAGCGAGAGACAGTATTCGTTGTTATCTCGCCACCGGTCGTGAAGCACTGGTGGAATCGAGCCACTTTCCTCCTTCATTGCAGCAGGATGCTGCCTGCTTTGTTAGTCTTCACATCAAAGGCAAATTGCGCGGCTGCATTGGCACCACCCACGCTTACCGGCCACTGGTTCACGATGTAGTCCATAATGCGCATGCCGCGGCTTTTGAGGACCCTCGTTTTCCCCGCGTTAAGCGTGAAGAGGAACCGGAACTGCACATCGAAATTTCCATACTCACCACTCCACAACCGCTCTGCTTTACCAGTGAAAAGGATTTGCTGGAACAACTGCGTCCTGGAGAAGACGGCTTGATCATTCAGGAAGGGGTACACCGCGCTACCTTCCTGCCGGCGGTGTGGAACAGCCTGCCCGACAAGAAAGATTTTTTGCAGCAATTGAAGCTGAAGGCCGGACTGGGTACCAATCACTGGTCTGATCGCATTGAGGCATGGCGTTACAAGACCATTACCTTCTCTGAGTAG
- the amrB gene encoding AmmeMemoRadiSam system protein B, producing the protein MSIRNPAVAGLFYPDNPHELQQTVNQLLEQAKPKTITPKVLIEPHAGYIYSGPAAAAGYRLLPAIADQIHKVVLLGPSHRVSLRGLALPDCDQFITPLGNIPIDQQLVNKISSLPQVVRMAEAHLLEHSLEVQLPFLQTVLNQFTLLPLVVGDAKPAEVAEVLASVWGGEETLIVISTDLSHFHSYREANRIDTETSEKILNLDADLHGNQACGCRPLNGLLMLAKEKQLHIHELARNNSGDTAGNKDSVVGYGTFALYP; encoded by the coding sequence ATGAGTATTCGTAACCCAGCCGTTGCCGGCTTGTTTTATCCAGATAACCCTCACGAATTACAGCAGACGGTCAATCAACTGCTGGAGCAGGCTAAGCCCAAAACTATCACACCAAAAGTTCTGATAGAGCCACATGCCGGATACATCTATTCAGGTCCGGCAGCAGCAGCCGGGTACCGGTTGCTGCCAGCCATAGCTGACCAAATCCACAAGGTTGTACTGCTGGGCCCGTCTCACCGAGTTTCCCTGCGAGGCTTAGCCCTTCCAGACTGCGACCAATTCATCACCCCCTTGGGTAATATCCCTATTGATCAACAGCTGGTGAATAAAATCAGTTCACTGCCACAGGTTGTCAGAATGGCCGAGGCACACCTTCTGGAGCACTCACTGGAAGTTCAGCTTCCTTTTTTACAAACGGTGTTAAATCAATTCACGCTGTTGCCACTGGTAGTTGGCGATGCAAAACCTGCTGAAGTAGCCGAAGTTCTGGCAAGTGTCTGGGGCGGCGAAGAGACATTGATTGTGATCAGCACTGATTTAAGTCACTTTCACAGCTACCGGGAAGCCAACCGTATTGACACCGAAACCAGTGAAAAAATTCTCAATCTGGATGCCGACCTGCACGGCAACCAGGCCTGCGGCTGCCGCCCTCTGAATGGGTTGTTGATGCTCGCCAAAGAAAAGCAGCTGCACATTCACGAGCTGGCCAGAAACAATTCTGGCGATACTGCTGGTAACAAAGACAGTGTTGTCGGCTACGGCACCTTTGCACTTTATCCATGA
- the amrS gene encoding AmmeMemoRadiSam system radical SAM enzyme, with amino-acid sequence MTLDMLETPPASFPGRYWHKVDDGRLQCDVCPRHCKLREGQRGLCYVRGRENNQVVLYSYGRSSGFCIDPIEKKPLNHFLPGTPVLSFGTAGCNLACKFCQNWDMSKSREMDTLASEAMPGQLADTAKRLDCRSIAFTYNDPVIFLEYAVDVAVACREQGIKSVAVSAGYMGSEARNEFYDYMDAANIDLKAFTESFYKKICGGELQPVLETLEYIYHHTGTWLEITTLLIPGENDSDAELNKLSQWVADHLSVDVPLHFTAFHPDWKMLDHPHTPATTLTRARNIAMANGLNYVYTGNVHDRLGSSTWCPGCGALLIERDWYVLGEWGINADGQCCKCGYQVPGLFEGEPGEWGARRMPVRIA; translated from the coding sequence ATGACCCTCGATATGCTTGAAACTCCTCCCGCCAGTTTCCCAGGCCGTTATTGGCACAAAGTTGATGATGGCCGCCTGCAGTGTGATGTATGCCCGCGCCACTGCAAATTGCGAGAAGGACAGCGTGGACTGTGTTACGTGCGTGGTCGCGAAAATAACCAGGTAGTGCTCTACAGTTATGGCCGATCCAGTGGCTTTTGTATCGATCCCATTGAGAAAAAGCCACTTAATCACTTTTTGCCGGGCACTCCGGTGCTGTCTTTTGGCACAGCCGGTTGCAACCTCGCCTGCAAATTTTGCCAGAACTGGGATATGAGTAAATCACGGGAGATGGATACTCTCGCCTCTGAAGCAATGCCCGGGCAGTTGGCGGATACGGCCAAGCGACTCGACTGTCGCAGTATCGCATTTACCTATAATGACCCGGTGATTTTTTTGGAGTACGCCGTGGACGTGGCAGTGGCATGTCGCGAACAGGGTATAAAAAGTGTTGCCGTGAGTGCCGGCTATATGGGCAGCGAAGCGCGCAACGAGTTTTACGATTACATGGACGCTGCCAATATTGATCTGAAAGCGTTCACTGAAAGCTTTTACAAAAAAATCTGCGGTGGGGAACTGCAGCCGGTATTGGAAACCCTGGAGTATATTTATCATCACACCGGCACCTGGCTGGAGATAACCACTCTGCTGATTCCCGGCGAAAATGATTCCGATGCAGAGCTTAACAAACTCAGCCAATGGGTGGCTGACCATCTCAGTGTGGATGTTCCATTGCACTTCACCGCATTTCATCCGGACTGGAAAATGCTCGATCATCCCCATACGCCTGCTACTACACTCACGCGCGCCCGTAATATCGCTATGGCTAATGGTCTGAACTATGTCTACACCGGTAATGTCCACGACCGTTTAGGTAGCAGTACCTGGTGCCCTGGTTGTGGGGCGTTACTGATTGAACGGGACTGGTATGTTCTGGGAGAGTGGGGTATTAATGCCGATGGTCAGTGCTGCAAGTGTGGTTATCAGGTGCCGGGGTTATTTGAGGGCGAGCCGGGAGAGTGGGGAGCGCGAAGAATGCCGGTCAGGATTGCATAG
- a CDS encoding FMN-binding glutamate synthase family protein: MSGESMTLTAFVLNVFAVSVLAIFVLGGITLAILYIIDVRQTRHAIRHNYPVIGRLRYWFEHLGAFFRQYFFSMDREEMPFNRAQRSWVYRAAKNLDSTQPFGSTKRIDVPGTVLFVSTPFPTLSEDACESEPVVIGPQCPHPFTAKSFFNISGMSFGAISKPAVKALSRGAAEAGCWMNTGEGGLSQYHLEGGCDIVFQIGTANYGVRDAAGNLSEEKLREVAAIEQVKMFELKISQGAKPGKGGILPGLKVTEEIAGIRGIPVGKDSISPNRHKNVRTVSDLLDSLNRIREVTGKPVGFKMVMGGTSFFEDLFTAISERGHEYAPDFITLDSADGGTGAAPQSLMDHAGMPIRESLPQVADLLEEFDLRGRIKLVASGKLINPGDVAWALCAGADFVVAARGFMFALGCIQAMQCNKNTCPTGVTTHDPKLQAGLDPTDKAVRVANYARNMVYEVGVIAHSCGVPEPRQLTRRHARIVVEPGRSVSLQTLYDQRDQPIRIL; the protein is encoded by the coding sequence ATGTCGGGTGAATCTATGACGCTGACCGCGTTCGTTTTGAATGTGTTTGCGGTATCGGTTTTAGCCATATTCGTATTGGGTGGCATCACTTTAGCGATACTGTACATTATTGATGTTCGCCAAACCCGCCATGCGATTCGACACAACTACCCGGTAATAGGCAGGCTGCGTTATTGGTTTGAGCACTTGGGTGCGTTTTTCCGGCAGTACTTTTTCTCCATGGACAGGGAGGAGATGCCATTCAATCGAGCCCAGCGCAGCTGGGTGTATCGCGCCGCCAAGAACCTCGACAGTACCCAGCCGTTTGGCTCTACAAAGCGTATTGATGTGCCTGGCACTGTATTGTTTGTCAGCACCCCATTTCCAACCCTGAGTGAGGATGCCTGCGAATCCGAGCCGGTAGTAATTGGTCCACAGTGTCCACACCCATTTACCGCCAAGTCATTTTTTAATATTTCCGGTATGAGCTTTGGTGCCATTTCCAAGCCAGCGGTGAAAGCCCTGTCTCGCGGAGCAGCGGAGGCTGGCTGCTGGATGAATACCGGTGAAGGCGGGTTGAGTCAGTATCACCTGGAGGGGGGTTGCGATATTGTTTTTCAAATTGGCACAGCCAATTACGGTGTTCGTGATGCAGCGGGTAATTTAAGCGAGGAGAAACTTCGTGAAGTGGCTGCGATTGAACAGGTAAAAATGTTCGAATTAAAAATCAGTCAGGGAGCAAAGCCCGGTAAGGGCGGTATTTTACCTGGGTTGAAAGTAACGGAAGAGATTGCAGGAATTCGCGGTATACCGGTTGGGAAGGATTCAATCAGCCCCAACCGTCACAAGAATGTTCGCACAGTCAGTGATCTGTTGGACAGCCTGAACCGGATAAGGGAAGTTACCGGCAAGCCGGTGGGGTTCAAAATGGTAATGGGTGGTACCAGCTTTTTTGAAGATCTCTTTACTGCCATTAGTGAGCGCGGCCATGAGTACGCACCGGACTTTATTACCCTGGACAGCGCCGATGGCGGTACTGGCGCAGCACCACAGAGCTTGATGGATCACGCCGGCATGCCGATTAGGGAAAGTCTGCCGCAGGTGGCGGATTTGCTGGAGGAATTTGACCTGCGTGGGCGCATCAAATTAGTTGCTTCCGGCAAACTGATCAATCCGGGTGATGTTGCCTGGGCGCTGTGCGCTGGCGCAGACTTTGTTGTGGCGGCACGGGGCTTTATGTTTGCGCTGGGTTGTATTCAGGCGATGCAGTGCAATAAAAATACCTGCCCTACCGGTGTTACGACACATGATCCAAAACTGCAGGCGGGACTCGACCCCACTGACAAGGCAGTGCGAGTGGCAAATTACGCACGCAACATGGTGTATGAGGTGGGGGTGATTGCTCACTCTTGCGGTGTGCCAGAACCGCGCCAGTTGACCAGACGTCACGCCCGTATTGTGGTGGAGCCGGGACGCTCGGTGTCATTACAAACACTCTATGATCAGCGCGATCAGCCGATTCGAATACTGTAG
- a CDS encoding MATE family efflux transporter: protein MNDQTAQHSFWREANRLFRFGLPLVIGQAAAVGIGLTDVFMAGQASANDLAGVTLGNSLTIFVFLILGGILFANGPMLGFHFGANDREAVRNQFHQCMWLALPLGIIATLLMIFGIWLVGQLGAEPEVVDIARQYLYPMLATVFMYHLMFWKRTTLEAVNVPQAVMVVNILGLLLNYVLDYALVFGHFGLPRLGGAGCGWATLIVVTLQTLSFFLWLKYGRTPRKFNLFSEWYRPKWEDIKAILKVGLPIATTIMFEFSYFGVIPLIVAKLGSEVVSAHSIAQQIDAFMFIAPLGIAQAITIAVSHNIGGKRHNMARLSCKVGLILIAAIALVQMTVYLLFPEALATLFSDNKSVQVITIELMAFAAAFRLMDALAVGAMGALRGFKITRSPMYIQFAAFWVVGFPLAYSLAMTSFWGEPMGVAGFWLGAVVALSVSALLLNVMVWQHQKKQEDTLLVQDQ, encoded by the coding sequence ATGAACGATCAAACCGCCCAACACAGCTTTTGGCGTGAAGCCAACCGTCTGTTTCGCTTTGGACTGCCACTGGTTATCGGCCAGGCCGCGGCCGTGGGTATTGGTTTGACTGATGTATTTATGGCTGGCCAAGCCAGTGCCAATGACCTTGCAGGCGTTACGCTCGGCAATAGCCTGACCATTTTTGTATTTCTGATCCTTGGTGGAATCCTGTTTGCCAATGGGCCAATGCTGGGCTTCCACTTTGGTGCCAATGATCGCGAGGCTGTTCGCAACCAGTTCCATCAATGTATGTGGCTGGCATTGCCCTTGGGCATCATCGCCACCCTGCTGATGATTTTTGGCATCTGGCTGGTAGGGCAACTGGGCGCTGAGCCGGAAGTAGTGGATATCGCACGCCAATATTTGTACCCCATGCTGGCCACGGTATTTATGTACCACTTGATGTTCTGGAAACGAACCACCCTGGAAGCGGTGAATGTGCCGCAGGCCGTCATGGTGGTAAATATCCTCGGCCTTTTACTGAACTATGTGCTCGATTATGCACTGGTATTCGGCCACTTCGGTCTGCCAAGACTGGGTGGCGCTGGTTGCGGCTGGGCCACATTAATTGTGGTCACCCTGCAAACATTGTCGTTTTTCTTATGGCTGAAGTACGGACGCACGCCGCGCAAGTTCAACTTATTCAGCGAATGGTACAGACCGAAATGGGAAGATATTAAAGCGATCCTCAAGGTAGGCTTGCCAATCGCCACCACCATCATGTTTGAGTTCAGTTACTTTGGCGTTATCCCGTTGATTGTCGCCAAACTGGGCTCCGAAGTGGTGTCAGCCCACAGCATTGCCCAACAGATAGATGCCTTTATGTTTATTGCGCCACTGGGTATTGCCCAGGCGATTACCATCGCGGTATCCCACAACATAGGTGGCAAGCGTCACAACATGGCACGGCTCAGTTGTAAAGTGGGGCTGATATTGATTGCTGCCATCGCACTGGTACAAATGACTGTTTACCTGCTGTTTCCTGAAGCACTGGCGACGCTGTTCAGCGACAACAAATCCGTGCAGGTAATCACCATCGAGCTGATGGCCTTCGCCGCCGCCTTCCGGCTGATGGATGCTCTTGCGGTTGGTGCAATGGGCGCATTGCGCGGTTTTAAAATTACCCGCTCACCAATGTACATACAATTTGCAGCGTTCTGGGTGGTGGGTTTCCCTCTTGCCTATAGCCTGGCGATGACGAGCTTCTGGGGTGAGCCAATGGGTGTGGCCGGCTTTTGGCTGGGTGCGGTTGTAGCATTGAGTGTGTCGGCGCTGTTGTTAAACGTTATGGTTTGGCAGCATCAGAAAAAACAGGAAGATACCTTGCTGGTGCAGGATCAGTAG
- a CDS encoding CPXCG motif-containing cysteine-rich protein, whose amino-acid sequence MKALEEHSISCPYCGESIEIIVSADEVSSEYIEDCQVCCRPIVIAVELNSKGGVTVFVRTENDTY is encoded by the coding sequence ATGAAAGCTTTGGAGGAGCACTCAATTTCCTGTCCTTACTGTGGAGAGTCCATTGAAATTATAGTGAGTGCCGACGAAGTTTCGAGTGAATATATCGAAGACTGTCAGGTCTGTTGCCGGCCCATTGTTATTGCAGTGGAGTTAAATTCAAAAGGTGGTGTTACAGTATTTGTGCGTACCGAAAATGACACCTACTGA